The following proteins are encoded in a genomic region of Fusarium keratoplasticum isolate Fu6.1 chromosome 9, whole genome shotgun sequence:
- a CDS encoding Aa-trans domain-containing protein gives MASPSRNIMDQPARSASPAGGQPRSYSTSVPRADLTARLASPIPSQQLGTPPPRGASPRPDAGERSDALDELTPLMGTGTSVQGPGVSALAAALSNSLGQSPPRHGTPARLGTPPIRTQSPALGGRGSGTPTNYGSFDSRSRPALGTSAPYEDPEIVKRHLVQPTDENLVSEESSIKGNVKGKQPEIGGAGLHDDEFSSLRLQGGDVTRGIYKWTEQAEARAKNQRSKSFDLGRPEPEAEVLDINSIKVPGGFRRNHLRRVARSPNGQGSHPEDGYDSPAAGQQRLFTSSFLEFLSIYGHFAGEELEEDDEDLGPNEYFSSGEDTDEYDSADEREPMEDSALLTPSRRRRRRKVRGGSGNNSPMNAALLLLKSFVGTGVLFLPRAFLNGGMLFSNLVLFFVAALSYYCFVLLVRTQLRIGGSFGDLGGALYGKHMRTLILASIVISQIGFVAAYTVFTAENLQAFIRAVSNCKTSISVPWLILMQMVIFLPFSLLRDIGKLGFTALIADAFILVGLAYLLYYDILTLNENGLADIIMFNEKDWTLFIGTAIFTFEGIGLIIPVQESMRHPEKFPKVLLIVMIIITVLFIGMGAISYAAYGSHTETVVLLNLPQDNKLVNGVQFLYSVAILLSTPLQIFPAIRIAETELFTRSGKYNPWIKWQKNIFRFFVVMLCAAIAWGGADHLDKFVALVGNFACIPLVYIYPPMLHYKAVARNKFWKWSDMILCVFGFVAMAYATSLTVLSWANADPKPPGYCDKKGMGFGF, from the exons ATGGCTTCACCGTCGAGAAATATCATGGATCAACCGGCCAGATCAGCTTCGCCAGCTGGCGGCCAGCCTCGATCGTATTCCACTTCGGTTCCGCGAGCCGACTTGACGGCGCGACTTGCgtctcccatcccatcacaaCAACTCGGCACACCGCCCCCAAGAGGAGCCTCGCCTCGTCCCGACGCGGGCGAGCGCTCAGATGCCCTCGATGAGCTGACTCCTCTGATGGGAACTGGTACAAGTGTTCAAGGACCTGGTGTATCTGCTCTCGCTGCAGCTCTCTCCAACTCTCTAGGCCAGTCACCGCCGCGACACGGAACTCCAGCGCGTTTGGGAACGCCTCCGATCCGAACGCAGTCTCCTGCCCTCGGCGGTCGAGGTTCAGGGACTCCGACCAACTATGGCTCCTTCGATTCAAGATCACGGCCTGCGTTAGGCACTAGTGCGCCATACGAAGATCCCGAGATTGTCAAGCGTCATCTTGTCCAGCCGACGGATGAGAACTTGGTATCAGAAGAGTCATCGATCAAAGGAAACGTCAAAGGAAAACAGCCCGAGATTGGCGGAGCAGGTTTGCATGACGACGAGTTTTCCAGCTTGCGATTGCAGGGCGGCGACGTCACTCGTGGTATCTACAAGTGGACTGAGCAAGCTGAAGCCAGGGCCAAGAACCAGCGCAGTAAGAGTTTCGACCTGGGTAGACCCGAGCCCGAGGCTGAGGTCCTCGACATCAACTCGATCAAGGTGCCCGGTGGCTTCCGAAGAAACCACCTTCGACGCGTTGCCCGAAGTCCCAACGGTCAGGGAAGCCACCCGGAGGATGGCTACGATTCGCCCGCAGCCGGACAGCAGAGGCTGTTCACCTCGAGTTTCCTGGAGTTCTTGTCGATATACGGCCACTTCGCTGGTGAAGAGctagaggaggatgacgaagaccTGGGCCCCAACGAATACTTCTCATCGGGAGAGGATACGGACGAATATGACTCGGCAGACGAGCGGGAACCCATGGAAGACAGCGCCCTATTGACTCCCTCGAGACGTAGGCGCAGACGAAAGGTTCGTggcggcagcggcaacaACAGTCCCATGAACGCGgcgcttctgcttctcaagTCGTTCGTGGGTACTGGTGTGCTGTTCCTCCCTCGCGCGTTTCTCAACGGAGGCATGCTCTTCAGCAACCTGGTCCTCTTTTTCGTTGCTGCGCTCAGCTATTACTGCTTCGTGCTCCTCGTCCGGACCCAGCTGAGGATCGGTGGCTCTTTTGGTGATCTGGGCGGCGCCCTCTATGGAAAGCACATGCGAACGCTTATTCTGgcatccatcgtcatcagccAGATTGGCTTTGTGGCTGCCTACACCGTTTTCACTGCAGAAAACCTGCAAGCGTTTATCCGGGCTGTCTCCAACTGCAAGACGTCAATTAGCGTCCCATGGCTTATTCTAATGCAGATGGTCATCTTCCTGCCTTTCTCTCTCCTGAGAGATATTGGAAAGCTTGGATTCACAGCTCTTATTGCTGATGCCTTTATCCTTGTCGGACTGGCGTATCTTCTATACTACGATATCCTGACGCTCAACGAGAATGGTCttgccgacatcatcatgtTCAACGAGAAGGACTGGACTCTGTTCATCGGAACAGCCATTTTCACTTTCGAGGGCATCGGGCTTATTATTCCCGTGCAAGAATCGATGAGGCACCCGGAGAAGTTTCCCAAGGTCTTGCTTATCGTCATGATCATCATCACGGTGCTCTTTATTGGAATGGGCGCTATCTCGTATGCCGCGTACGGATCTCACACGGAAACTGTGGTgcttctcaatctccctCAGGACAACAAGCTGGTCAACGGTGTCCAGTTCCTTTACTCGGTCGCCATCTTGCTCTCGACGCCCCTGCAGATCTTCCCAGCCATCCGTATCGCTGAGACAGAGTTGTTCACTCGCAGCGGCAAGTACAACCCTTGGATCAAGTGGCAGAAGAATATTTTCCGATTCTTTGTGGTGATGCTGTGCGCAGCTATTGCTTGGGGTGGAGCGGATCATCTCGACAAGTTTGTAGCTCTCGTGGGCAACTTTGCCTGTATCCCCTTGGTCTACATCTATCCG CCCATGCTTCACTACAAGGCCGTTGCTCGCAACAAGTTCTGGAAGTGGTCTGATATGATCCTGTGTGTGTTTGGTTTCGTCGCCATGGCCTATGCCACGAGTCTCACTGTGCTGAGCTGGGCCAACGCCGACCCCAAGCCTCCGGGATACTGCGACAAGAAGGGTATGGGATTTGGATTCTAA
- a CDS encoding FAD-binding FR-type domain-containing protein produces the protein MPPRPSIRLGFAGLSPAPRRAFAHKARHRHPPPPPFNTVPTCPEPTCGCADTPAMPEGLPLDREGPLKAAIPGYAEQVLVCTDKSDWPSRIEEDNSGDNLAADLKELFGRGGTYSDPFHNVSVLNSSFPSSIPPRVEVQTTSAYLLPSFKYVPFLPRISFDSVQALAKGFLLPKKLHSAHEGLSPIHRDRLTRKEAYQGLLPGVQDVRDVLVLICGHGGRDARCGTMAPVLETEFKEKLRSEGLDVLEGAVQVPIGLEEVQRIQGEAGPEGTTARVGLISHIGGHKFAGNVIIYLPPHMKMGDMPHPLAGHGIWYGRVEPKNVEGIVKETILKGNVVADMFRGGIDAQRRMLRIAFNSAYRTLSTSRYPPRPDFSAPKQARVLPPLIFISLIIGGVGYYLATPHSKPDTLNDISFVPYAITHREAISPTSFVITIIPRKPNPSPPYLTPSDTSSQWSHPLWSVEFKQPEVQISRHYTPLPPLTSEDPTDGALRFYIRAVGDGEMSNYLARRQVGQDVFLRGPHIGFELAERLGEHKRLVFLAGGTGVVPGMQAAKAVLEASPDASVDLLWAVRKREEIQNSAAPKQSSWKFWQEKKPTTLGLQVENPSPVTRRLQDLKATYGDRLSIQVVVDEEGTKFQDKDIKNAILASPSTAVSPSSGCRFHDQMMHVHASEFALPDAPGCACTPPKGTPVGKNLFIVSGPDGFIEHYAGAKIWLGGQQTQGRIGGIAGQLQRQNPTIAQDWLVLKM, from the exons ATGCCGCCTCGACCGTCGATACGTCTAGGCTTCGCCGGCCTCTCCCCGGCGCCTCGGAGGGCCTTTGCGCACAAGGCCCGGCATAGACAtccacctccgccgccgTTTAACACCGTACCTACATGCCCGGAGCCGACATGTGGGTGCGCCGACACCCCCGCCATGCCGGAAGGTCTGCCCCTGGACCGTGAGGGACCGCTCAAGGCTGCTATTCCTGGGTATGCGGAGCAGGTGCTCGTTTGCACCGACAAGTCGGATTGGCCGTCGAGGATAGAGGAGGATAATAGCGGTGATAACTTGGCGGCGGATCTGAAGGAGTTGTTTGGACGGGGCGGGACGTATAGCGAT CCATTCCACAACGTCTCCGTCCTCAACTCTTCCTTCCCAAGTTCCATACCGCCCCGTGTCGAAGTCCAGACGACATCCGCGTACCTCCTCCCGAGCTTCAAATACGTGCCCTTCCTCCCGCGGATATCATTCGACAGCGTCCAAGCCCTCGCCAAGGGCTTTCTGCTACCCAAGAAGCTACACTCTGCACACGAAGGCCTCTCGCCCATCCACCGCGACCGGCTCACGCGTAAGGAGGCATACCAGGGACTGCTACCGGGCGTGCAAGACGTGCGGGATGTGCTAGTGTTGATATGTGGACATGGTGGGCGGGATGCCAGATGTGGAACTATGGCGCCTGTGTTGGAGACAGAGTTTAAGGAGAAGCTGAGAAGTGAGGGACTGGATGTGCTAGAAGGCGCTGTGCAAGTACCTATAGGCCTCGAGGAGGTGCAAAGGATACAAGGCGAAGCCGGTCCCGAAGGAACAACAGCAAGAGTCGGACTTATAAGTCACATCGGCGGACACAAGTTTGCGGGAAACGTCATCATCTACCTCCCGCCGCACATGAAGATGGGGGACATGCCGCATCCGCTGGCGGGGCATGGGATCTGGTACGGAAGGGTTGAGCCGAAAAACGTGGAGGGTATTGTGAAGGAGACTATACTGAAGGGGAATGTTGTCGCGGATATGTTTAGAGGCGGGATCGATGCTCAGCGGAGGATGCTGAGGAT AGCCTTCAACTCTGCATATCGAACTCTCTCAACCTCACGATACCCTCCAAGACCAGACTTTTCAGCTCCGAAACAAGCACGGGTTCTGCCTCCTCTCATATTTATCAGCCTCATAATCGGCGGTGTCGGCTATTACCTCGCCACGCCGCACTCTAAACCAGACACTCTCAACGACATCTCGTTCGTGCCGTATGCCATCACGCACCGCGAggccatctcaccaaccTCGTTCGTCATCACTATAATCCCCCGCAAGCCAAACCCTTCACCGCCATATCTCACTCCCTCGGATACAAGCTCGCAATGGAGCCATCCCCTTTGGTCCGTCGAGTTCAAGCAGCCCGAGGTCCAGATCTCGAGGCATTACACGCCCCTTCCACCTCTGACTAGCGAGGATCCCACTGATGGCGCTCTTCGCTTTTACATCCGtgccgttggtgatggtgagatGTCCAACTATCTCGCCCGCAGACAGGTCGGACAGGACGTCTTCCTCCGTGGACCTCACATAGGCTTTGAGCTTGCTGAACGTCTAGGCGAGCACAAGCGTCTGGTGTTCCTCGCTGGCGGCACTGGTGTTGTACCGGGCATGCAGGCTGCAAAGGCGGTGCTCGAAGCGAGCCCCGATGCCAGTGTGGATTTGCTCTGGGCCGTGAGAAAGAGGGAAGAGATACAGAACAGCGCGGCCCCAAAGCAGTCGTCGTGGAAATTCTGGCAGGAAAAGAAACCGACTACTCTTGGCCTCCAGGTTGAGAACCCCAGTCCTGTAACCAGGCGGTTACAGGATCTCAAGGCGACCTACGGTGATCGCCTAAGCATTCAAGTCgtggttgacgaggagggtaCCAAGTTCCAAGATAAGGACATTAAGaacgccatcctcgcctCACCCAGCACTGCAGTTTCGCCTAGCTCAGGCTGCCGCTTCCACGACCAGATGATGCACGTCCACGCTTCCGAGTTTGCCCTCCCCGATGCCCCCGGATGTGCGTGTACGCCACCCAAGGGGACACCAGTTGGCAAGAACCTCTTCATCGTGTCCGGTCCTGACGGCTTCATCGAGCACTACGCTGGAGCCAAGATCTGGCTAGGCGGCCAGCAGACACAGGGACGCATAGGCGGTATTGCTGGCCAACTACAACGTCAGAATCCAACAATAGCACAAGATTGGCTAGTTCTCAAGATGTAG
- a CDS encoding Phospholipid-transporting ATPase, producing MTPSPSYRSSDPPDSPAHDSDSDLELDIQELDPISTSPAPRANHERLSAEPQTSRIALRNLRMGGLRRASKRNRGYGDLGQDRDGTDEHSQALLGGEQDGNGPRWSEGSGYSEDDRPLLGDQASQSRRSMNSDRVTSRLRLPSFMSGSKKPEPNDADDQEDDDPSASRHVAVGSTQPVRFPNNIISNAKYTALTFLPITLYNEFSFFFNMYFLLVALSQAIPALRIGYLLTYIAPLAFVLCITMGKEAFDDIARRRRDTEANSEEYNILVFQDSDSTQTPLRQRKMLKSELLRKQSKRPKGARDSLSDILEEDDSQAPPPSSRVVEVSRKSKDLKVGDVLKLTKGQRVPADVVILKCFSSEAPTPAPIPEEPAEEESLLAFGDGEADPAGKGKQPAEDTPEEEEIGPGGETFIRTDQLDGETDWKLRLASPLTQKLPTEEFVRLRVTGGKPDRKVNEFLGTIELLDSRKEALAHHAMAQDSDASRTAALSIDNTAWANTVIASQATTLAVIMYTGPQTRSALSTAPSRSKTGLLEYEINSLTKILCALTLALSIILVALEGFGTTEGNVWYVKIMRFLVLFSTIVPISLRVNLDMGKSAYSWFIQRDPGMPGAVVRTSTIPEDLGRIEYLLSDKTGTLTQNEMEMKKIHVGTVSYANEAMDEVSTYVRQGFYIPPSTDHASNNMLITPSSTYSSTATMGTTRTRREIGTRVRDVVLALALCHNVTPTVDIEDGKEVTGYQASSPDEIAIVKWTESVGLRLVYRDRKSMVLEFTGSKRPVVRVRILDVFPFTSEGKRMGIIVHFHENVNVKNPDLSSGEIWFFQKGADTVMSSIVAANDWLDEETANMAREGLRTLVVGRKKLSSQQYQEFSSRYQEASLSISGRDAGMQRVVSHYLERDLELIGVTGVEDKLQKDVKPSLELLRNAGIKIWMLTGDKVETARCVAVSSKLVARGQYIYTVAKLKKKDNAQEHLDFLRSKTDACLLIDGESLALFLTHFRIEFISIAVQLPTVVACRCSPNQKAEVAKLIREYTKKRVCCIGDGGNDVSMIQAADVGVGIVGKEGRQASLAADFSIEQFCHLVKLLVWHGRNSYKRSAKLAQFVIHRGLIIAVCQTMYSIAIKFEPEGLYKDWLLVGYATVYTAAPVLSLVLDKDVDENLANLYPELYKELTSGRSLSYRTFFVWVFVSIYQGGMIQGLSQILTEVDGPKMVAVSYTVLVLNELLMVAIEITTWHPIMIISIVGTFLLYIGSIPFLGGYFDLKFLITLGFVWRVLAIGAISLIPPYAGKLIRRTMKPPSYRKVQSH from the exons ATGACTCCTTCACCCTCATATCGATCGTCCGATCCACCCGACTCCCCCGCGCATGATTCCGACTCGGACCTCGAACTGGACATCCAGGAGCTCGACCCGATATCAACATCCCCAGCTCCCAGGGCCAACCACGAGCGGCTCTCGGCTGAGCCTCAGACATCGCGGATAGCCCTGCGGAATCTGCGCATGGGTGGGTTGCGGCGCGCCAGCAAGAGAAACCGGGGGTACGGCGACCTCGGCCAGGATAGAGATGGAACCGACGAGCATTCGCAGGCGCTGTTGGGGGGAGAGCAGGATGGCAATGGGCCGCGGTGGTCGGAGGGAAGCGGATACAGTGAGGATGACCGACCGCTGCTGGGAGACCAAGCTTCGCAAAGCCGGAGATCTATGAACTCGGATCGCGTCACATCCCGCCTGCGACTTCCGAGCTTCATGTCAGGGTCTAAGAAGCCCGAACCCAACGATGCCGACGatcaagaagacgacgacccTTCCGCATCCCGACATGTGGCCGTGGGCTCGACACAGCCCGTACGATTCCCGAACAACATCATATCCAATGCCAAGTACACGGCCCTGACGTTCCTCCCTATCACGCTATACAACGaattttccttcttcttcaacatgtaCTTTTTGCTCGTGGCCCTTTCGCAGGCCATACCCGCCCTCAGGATCGGTTATCTGTTGACGTACATCGCCCCTTTGGCGTTTGTGCTATGTATTACTATGGGAAAGGAGGCGTTTGATGATATTGCccgacgacgaagagatACGGAAGCCAACTCAGAGGAGTACAATATTCTTGTTTTTCAGGATTCCGATTCAACCCAGACTCCTCTGCGGCAACGAAAGATGCTCAAGTCGGAACTGTTGCGGAAGCAATCCAAGAGACCCAAGGGAGCTCGGGACAGTCTATCGGATatcctcgaggaggacgattCTCAGGCGCCcccgccttcttctcgggtCGTGGAGGTCAGCCGCAAGTCTAAGGACTTGAAGGTTGGCGACGTACTTAAACTCACCAAGGGCCAACGTGTGCCCGCCGATGTGGTGATTCTAAAGTGCTTTTCCTCTGAGGCACCTACCCCTGCTCCAATCCCCGAGGAgccggccgaggaggagtctCTGTTGGCGTTTGGCGATGGCGAAGCGGACCCTGCTGGGAAGGGAAAGCAGCCCGCGGAAGATACccccgaggaagaggaaatCGGACCAGGAGGCGAGACCTTTATCAGGACTGACCAGCTTGACGGTGAGACGGATTGGAAGCTGAGACTTGCATCGCCCCTCACCCAGAAGCTCCCGACTGAGGAGTTTGTCCGTCTTCGCGTTACTGGTGGCAAGCCTGATAGAAAGGTCAACGAGTTCCTGGGTACGATTGAACTCCTCGACTCACGCAAGGAAGCATTGGCGCACCACGCGATGGCCCAGGACTCTGACGCTTCACGAACGGCTGCGCTCTCGATCGACAACACGGCTTGGGCAAACACCGTTATTGCCTCCCAAGCCACTACCTTGGCTGTCATCATGTACACCGGCCCTCAGACGAGATCCGCTCTGTCCACAGCTCCCTCACGATCAAAGACCGGCTTGCTGGAATATGAGATCAACTCGTTGACCAAGATTCTCTGTGCCTTGACTCTAgctctctccatcatcttggttGCGCTGGAGGGCTTTGGGACTACTGAAGGCAACGTGTGGTACGTCAAGATTATGCGATTCCTGGTTCTCTTCTCGACCATCGTCCCGATCAGTCTCCgtgtcaacctcgacatggGCAAGAGCGCATATTCTTGGTTCATTCAGCGTGATCCAGGCATGCCCGGAGCGGTTGTCCGAACCAGCACAATTCCTGAGGATCTCGGACGTATCGAGTATCTCCTGAGCGACAAGACTGGCACACTCACACAGAACGAGATGGAAATGAAAAAGATCCACGTCGGCACTGTATCGTATGCCAATGAGGCAATGGATGAAGTCTCGACATATGTACGACAAGGATTCTACATTCCGCCGTCAACGGACCACGCATCTAACAACATGCTCATCACTCCGTCGTCAACATACTCAAGCACTGCAACCATGGGCACAACACGTACAAGGAGAGAAATTGGCACACGAGTTCGTGATGTCGTACTTGCTCTTGCGCTCTGCCACAATGTCACACCGACTGTGGACATCGAGGATGGAAAGGAGGTGACTGGCTACCAGGCATCCTCTCCCGACGAGATTGCCATTGTCAAGTGGACAGAGTCTGTGGGCCTCAGACTTGTGTACCGCGACCGCAAGAGCATGGTTCTAGAGTTCACCGGCAGCAAGAGACCTGTGGTTCGAGTACGGATCCTGGACGTCTTCCCGTTCACCTCTGAAGGCAAGCGCATGGGTATCATTGTCCATTTCCACGAGAACGTCAACGTCAAGAACCCTGACCTCTCGAGCGGAGAAATCTGGTTCTTCCAAAAGGGTGCCGACACCGTCATGAGCTCCATCGTGGCGGCCAACGACTGGCTTGACGAGGAGACGGCCAACATGGCTCGTGAAGGCCTGCGTACCCTCGTTGTCGGTCGCAAGAAGCTTTCGTCACAGCAGTACCAAGAGTTCTCTTCTCGATATCAGGAGGCATCCTTGTCAATCAGCGGACGTGACGCTGGCATGCAGCGAGTTGTATCTCACTACCTCGAGCGTGATCTGGAACTCATCGGTGTCACTGGTGTTGAGGATAAGCTGCAGAAGGACGTCAAGCCATCTCTGGAGCTTCTCCGCAACGCTGGTATCAAGATCTGGATGTTGACTGGTGACAAGGTGGAGACTGCAAGATGTGTGGCCGTCAGCTCCAAGTTGGTTGCTCGCGGTCAATATATCTACACAGttgccaagctcaagaagaaagACAACGCCCAGGAGCATCTCGACTTCCTCCGCAGCAAGACCGATGCCTGTCTTCTTATCGATGGCGAGAGTCTGGCACTCTTCCTGACACACTTCCGGATCGAGTTCATCTCCATTGCCGTCCAGCTCCCCACCGTTGTTGCTTGCCGTTGCTCGCCCAACCAAAAGGCCGAGGTAGCTAAGCTCATCCGCGAGTACACTAAGAAACGCGTGTGCTGTATTGGCGATGGTGGCAACGATGTCTCCATGATTCAGGCCGCTGATGTCGGTGTTGGTATTGTGGGCAAGGAGGGTCGACAGGCCAGTTTAGCGGCCGACTTTTCCATTGAGCAGTTCTGccatctcgtcaagctcctggTTTGGCACGGCCGAAACAGCTACAAGCGAAGCGCTAAGCTCGCCCAATTTGTTATCCACCGTGGTCTAATCATCGCTGTGTGCCAGACTATGTACAGTATCGCCATCAAGTTTGAGCCTGAGGGCTTGTACAAG GACTGGCTTCTTGTTGGTTACGCCACTGTCTACACTGCAGCCCCCGTCTTGTCACTTGTACTAGACAAGGACGTCGACGAGAACCTGGCCAACCTGTACCCAGAACTGTACAAGGAGCTCACCTCTGGACGCTCCCTATCATACAGGACATTCTTCGTCTGGGTCTTTGTGTCCATCTACCAGGGCGGCATGATCCAGGGCCTGTCACAGATCCTTACCGAGGTTGACGGCCCCAAGATGGTTGCCGTCAGCTacaccgtcctcgtccttAACGAACTCCTCATGGTTGCCATTGAGATTACTACATGGCATCCCATCATGATTATCAGCATTGTCGGCACGTTTCTTTTGTACATTGGCTCGATACCATTCCTTGGCGGATACTTCGATCTCAAGTTCTTGATCACCTT GGGATTCGTCTGGCGCGTGCTAGCCATTGGCGCCATCTCACTGATCCCGCCGTACGCTGGCAAGTTGATTaggaggacgatgaagcCTCCGTCATACAGAAAGGTTCAGAGCCACTAA
- a CDS encoding Fungal-trans domain-containing protein produces MADDLRSQLGVDADGPDEGSDEPQATSSTTIRRACDACRTRKIRCDRNSPCSHCIHAKIPCTHQDSRPKEKRTRILLSAQYERKIDLIDRRLEAVTQLLRDMKMNMPSIPPTSQKDTPSPDTAGGQPSAQPVSTPFSHAAQPAADSPVVEGESSLAAHGAFANEFLKNAVNTGALQGASLELRETLDSLHHIVTSLKQQTVSTEMNYPNATIFPRPSLKGSEMPPIQKAVALIRQCENEPSEVSAWIHAFLPLERFSSVCMNVYFVEDFSESDFILTNAGLLYLFFERAQRSTDKDEREDLERYIPILQGNLETALANLPFHLPLTSSMISALLLGAFHAIEISKPSLSWTLICKASELCQTLGYHRASTMKNDDPREAERKQFLFWNVYFIDKSLSLRLGRASTIQDWDITVPIPDAEKVDDSPLSAFAALWVTTARCQGQIYEMLYSPDSINQPEDVRRYRVQTLVNTMRGISKKSAILSAKHLQEAKKKMGSYFMDFVIVSDDVLRLSLLTLIYRASPLPANSRSTFIPECVEAARATLQRHQDCMDLLGKDNSFYFPSYVHWTLLFAPFIPFIVVFCQVIETQDQADLARLHSFCTSTESSVTLSEAAAKTHRLFQVLYTVALRYIEFRTCTPPADQTQAQASAELNTYLTALGFPPAHIDNRQQQQPTSLGPAQAGAFSQPLGDPGMLDGTEGQRGANTMMWMGNTAQLEEWFNSNQQMMELLEEPSFTFPPQ; encoded by the exons ATGGCGGATGATCTTCGGTCTCAgcttggcgttgatgccGATGGCCCTGATGAGGGCTCAGATGAGCCACAAGCCACTTCCAGTACAACCATTCGACGAGCC TGCGACGCCTGCCGGACTCGAAAG ATTCGCTGCGACAGAAACTCACCCTGCTCTCACTGTATCCACGCCAAGATCCCCTGCACCCACCAAGACTCGCGccccaaggagaagcgaaCCCGGATCCTCTTATCCGCCCAATA TGAGAGGAAGATCGATCTCATCGACCGCCGTCTCGAGGCGGTCACGCAGCTCTTGCGAGACATGAAGATGAACATGCCTTCTATACCTCCAACAAGCCAGAAAGATACTCCAAGTCCCGATACAGCTGGTGGTCAGCCCTCGGCTCAGCCCGTTTCGACTCCATTTAGCCATGCTGCTCAGCCAGCAGCCGACAGTCCAGTAGTTGAAGGTGAATCTTCTCTGGCAGCCCACGGTGCTTTTGCAAACGAGTTTCTCAAGAATGCCGTGAACACTGGGGCTTTACAGGGTGCCAGTCTTGAGTTGCGTGAGACTCTAGACTCACTCCACCACATTGTCACTTCTTTAAAGCAGCAGACGGTCTCTACAGAGATGAACTATCCTAACGCGACGATATTCCCACGTCCTTCGCTCAAAGGTAGTGAGATGCCACCAATCCAAAAGGCCGTCGCTCTAATACGGCAGTGTGAAA ACGAGCCTTCAGAAGTATCCGCCTGGATTCATGCGTTCTTGCCATTGGAGCGTTTCTCGAGCGTTTGTATGAACGTCTACTTTGTTGAGGATTTCTCTGAATCCGATTTTATCCTGACAAATGCCGGTCTTCTCTACCTCTTCTTCGAACGGGCACAACGCTCAACAGACAAGGATGAGCGAGAGGACTTGGAACGATACATACCGATACTTCAGGGGAACCTTGAAACTGCTTTGGCCAACCTACCTTTCCATCTGCCGCTTACTTCAAGTATGATATCTGCTCTCTTGCTAGGA GCCTTCCATGCTATCGAGATTTCGAAGCCATCGCTCTCATGGACACTTATTTGCAAGGCCTCGGAATTGTGTCAGACGCTGGGATACCATCGAGCCTCGACCATGAAGAACGACGATCCCCGTGAAGCAGAGCGCAAGCAGTTCCTCTTCTGGAACGTCTATTTTATCGACAAGAGCTTGTCACTCCGCCTCGGTCGAGCCTCGACCATTCAAGACTGGGACATCACTGTGCCCATCCCTGACGCGGAGAAAGTCGATGACTCTCCTTTGTCGGCTTTTGCTGCTCTTTGGGTTACCACGGCCCGGTGTCAGGGGCAGATCTACGAAATGTTGTACAGTCCCGACTCCATCAATCAACCCGAGGATGTGCGAAGATACCGAGTCCAGACCTTGGTGAACACCATGCGGGGAATCTCGAAAAAGTCGGCAATATTGAGT GCCAAACATCTacaagaggccaagaagaaaaTGGGGTCTTACTTCATGGACTTTGTCATTGTCTCTGATGATGTGCTCCGTCTATCTCTCTTGACTCTTATCTACCGCGCCAGTCCTCTCCCTGCAAACTCACGATCTACCTTTATCCCAGAATGCGTAGAGGCGGCGCGTGCCACGCTTCAACGACATCAAGACTGCATGGACCTCTTGGGCAAGGATAACTCTTTCTACTTTCCCTCCTACGTTCACTG GACTCTCTTGTTCGCCCCATTTATccccttcatcgtcgtcttctgcCAGGTCATCGAGACACAAGACCAGGCGGATCTTGCTCGTCTCCACAGCTTCTGCACGTCAACCGAGAGCTCCGTAACTCTATCAGAGGCGGCAGCAAAGACGCACCGCTTATTCCAGGTTCTCTACACTGTTGCGCTCCGCTACATCGAGTTTCGGACATGCACGCCGCCAGCAGACCAGACCCAGGCCCAGGCGAGCGCCGAGTTGAACACCTATCTCACTGCGCTAGGCTTCCCGCCAGCTCACATTGACAATagacagcaacagcagccaacCAGTCTAGGTCCAGCTCAGGCCGGAGCGTTCTCCCAACCTTTGGGAGATCCCGGTATGCTGGACGGAACAGAAGGCCAAAGGGGCGCAAACACCATGATGTGGATGGGCAACACGGCACAACTGGAGGAGTGGTTCAACAGTAATCAGCAAATGATGGAGTTGTTAGAGGAGCCGAGCTTTACGTTTCCACCGCAATAA